In Bacteroidia bacterium, a genomic segment contains:
- the carB gene encoding carbamoyl-phosphate synthase large subunit, producing MPLDPSIKSVLIIGSGPIIIGQACEFDYSGSQAALALKEEGIRVALINSNPATIMTDPVTADDIYLLPLEVESIEKILNKQKIDAVLPTMGGQTALNLAVECEKAGIWQKYQVRIIGADIKAIDKAEDRELFRKLMHEIGIPVPTAETANSFLKGKEIAQRIGFPLVIRPSYTLGGTGGAFVHEAKDYDLLLKRGLQASPIHEVLVEQSIFGWKEYELEVMRDRAGNKIVICTIENFDPMGIHTGDSITVAPAMTLPDTIYQKMRNYAFRVLEELGTFAGGCNVQFATNPENGDIIIIEINPRVSRSSALASKATGYPIARLAAKLAVGYRLDELPNQITKHTSAFFEPSLDYVIVKIPRWNFDKFHGSDPLLGLQMKAVGEVMAIGRSFNEALQKACQSLEIGRNGMGADGKELRDLERIMDSLRRPSGDRLFHIKDAMHLGVPLKDIFEATKIDVWFLRQIEYLVTLEKEISRFTIDEMPRDLLLEAKKNGYADRQIAHLVNCLESEVYNKRAELKVKRVFKLVDTCAAEFKAETPYYYSTFDEENESVVTDKKKVVVFGSGPNRIGQGIEFDYCCVHGVLAAREEGFETVMINCNPETVSTDFNISDKLYFEPVFWEHIYDIIQHEKPEGVIVQLGGQTALKLADKMHRHGIQIMGTSFDMMDMAEDRGRFSDLLKKLEIPYPNFGVAENADEAIEIARRVGYPVLVRPSYVLGGQNMRIVINDDELTRHVIKIMNEVPGNKVLIDHFLDGGIEAEADAICDGEDIHIIGMMEHIEPAGIHSGDSMAVLPPFHLSEKIQQEMAETCKKLAISMQIKGLINIQFAIKDDKVYVIEANPRASRTVPFIAKANQIPYVNYATKIMLGTHKVKDFKFKPKLKGFAIKVPVFSFDKFPNVDKALGPEMKSTGEKIYFINDLKDPFFVKAYNERNMYLSR from the coding sequence ATGCCTTTAGATCCTTCCATAAAATCCGTGCTGATCATAGGCAGCGGACCCATCATCATCGGGCAAGCCTGTGAGTTTGACTATAGTGGTTCCCAGGCTGCCCTGGCACTCAAAGAAGAAGGGATTCGTGTTGCCCTTATCAATTCCAACCCGGCAACGATTATGACAGACCCGGTTACGGCAGACGATATTTATCTGCTGCCACTGGAAGTCGAATCAATAGAAAAAATCCTCAATAAACAGAAGATTGACGCCGTTCTCCCCACTATGGGCGGACAAACAGCGCTCAACCTGGCTGTGGAATGCGAAAAGGCCGGAATTTGGCAAAAGTATCAGGTCAGGATTATTGGTGCAGATATCAAAGCTATAGATAAAGCAGAGGACCGTGAATTGTTTCGCAAGCTGATGCACGAAATAGGCATTCCGGTACCAACGGCTGAAACAGCCAATTCTTTTCTGAAAGGCAAAGAAATCGCTCAGCGCATTGGTTTTCCGCTGGTAATCAGACCTTCCTATACCCTCGGTGGTACGGGCGGGGCTTTTGTGCATGAGGCAAAAGACTATGATTTGCTGCTAAAACGAGGCCTTCAGGCGAGTCCGATTCACGAAGTACTGGTTGAGCAAAGCATATTTGGATGGAAGGAATACGAGTTGGAAGTCATGCGCGACCGTGCGGGCAATAAAATTGTGATTTGTACCATCGAAAACTTTGATCCGATGGGCATTCACACCGGCGATTCCATCACTGTCGCTCCGGCCATGACCCTGCCCGATACGATCTACCAGAAGATGCGAAACTATGCCTTCCGCGTACTGGAAGAACTCGGCACATTTGCCGGTGGGTGTAACGTGCAGTTTGCCACAAACCCCGAAAACGGTGATATCATCATCATCGAAATCAATCCGCGGGTATCGCGCTCCTCTGCCCTGGCCTCCAAGGCTACCGGATATCCGATCGCACGCCTCGCCGCCAAACTTGCGGTAGGTTACCGCCTCGACGAACTGCCCAACCAGATTACCAAACATACTTCCGCCTTCTTCGAACCTTCGCTTGACTATGTTATTGTTAAAATTCCCCGCTGGAATTTTGACAAGTTTCATGGCTCCGACCCTTTGCTGGGCCTTCAGATGAAAGCGGTTGGAGAAGTCATGGCCATAGGACGGAGCTTCAACGAAGCGCTCCAGAAAGCCTGCCAGTCCCTTGAGATCGGACGCAATGGCATGGGGGCAGATGGCAAAGAACTTCGCGACCTCGAACGCATCATGGACAGCCTCCGCCGGCCTTCCGGTGACCGCTTGTTCCATATTAAAGATGCTATGCATCTCGGTGTGCCGCTGAAAGACATATTCGAAGCTACCAAAATAGATGTCTGGTTCCTGCGCCAGATCGAATATCTCGTTACCCTTGAAAAGGAGATTTCCCGGTTTACAATCGACGAAATGCCCCGTGATCTCCTGCTCGAAGCCAAGAAAAATGGCTATGCAGACAGGCAAATCGCCCACCTGGTCAATTGCCTGGAAAGTGAAGTTTACAACAAACGCGCAGAACTTAAAGTAAAACGGGTGTTCAAACTCGTTGATACCTGCGCAGCAGAGTTTAAGGCAGAAACCCCTTATTACTACTCCACATTTGATGAGGAGAATGAATCGGTTGTTACTGACAAGAAAAAAGTAGTTGTATTTGGCTCAGGCCCCAACCGTATCGGACAGGGAATTGAGTTTGACTACTGTTGTGTACATGGGGTGCTTGCCGCAAGAGAAGAGGGTTTTGAAACAGTCATGATCAACTGTAACCCGGAAACGGTTTCCACAGACTTCAATATCTCTGATAAACTTTATTTTGAGCCGGTATTCTGGGAGCATATCTACGATATAATTCAGCATGAAAAACCCGAAGGGGTGATCGTGCAGCTCGGTGGTCAGACTGCGCTGAAGCTGGCCGACAAGATGCACCGGCATGGCATTCAGATTATGGGAACCAGCTTCGATATGATGGATATGGCAGAAGACCGGGGAAGGTTTTCGGATCTGCTCAAAAAACTGGAAATCCCCTACCCCAATTTTGGCGTAGCTGAAAATGCAGATGAAGCGATCGAAATTGCCAGGCGGGTGGGTTACCCGGTCCTGGTAAGGCCTTCTTATGTATTGGGGGGACAGAATATGCGGATCGTCATCAACGACGATGAGCTTACCCGGCATGTGATCAAAATCATGAATGAAGTGCCTGGCAATAAGGTACTGATTGACCACTTCCTCGATGGGGGTATTGAAGCCGAAGCCGACGCCATTTGCGATGGTGAAGACATCCATATCATCGGGATGATGGAGCATATCGAACCTGCCGGTATACACTCCGGCGATTCAATGGCCGTATTGCCGCCGTTTCACCTCAGCGAAAAAATACAGCAGGAAATGGCCGAAACCTGCAAAAAACTCGCCATTTCCATGCAGATCAAGGGCTTGATCAATATTCAGTTTGCCATTAAAGATGACAAAGTATATGTGATCGAAGCCAACCCACGCGCTTCCCGCACCGTGCCATTTATTGCGAAAGCAAATCAGATCCCTTATGTTAACTACGCGACAAAGATCATGCTGGGCACGCATAAGGTAAAAGACTTCAAGTTTAAGCCAAAACTGAAAGGGTTTGCCATCAAGGTTCCGGTATTTTCCTTTGACAAATTCCCGAATGTGGACAAAGCGCTCGGGCCTGAAATGAAATCTACGGGCGAAAAAATCTACTTCATCAATGATTTGAAGGATCCATTTTTCGTCAAGGCTTACAATGAGCGGAATATGTATCTGTCGCGGTAA